One genomic segment of Salinigranum rubrum includes these proteins:
- a CDS encoding zinc-dependent alcohol dehydrogenase encodes MRAIVQTGRKSVEVREVERPSLGPNDVLIDVEHAGVCGSDVHAYLQMDGFEWIQIPRIMGHEYAGHVVETGENVTRFQPGDAAVEAPIHPCGECHQCEVGEVNVCQNTTISGMHTDGAYAEYTSVHEDHLVKVPEGIPTKHAALTEPLSIAARSVYERSTVTPGDSVVVQGPGPIGVLTAALLDSMGTDVVLSGIGKDTEYRLPLVERLGIDTVNAQDDSLSEHVDARTDGIGVEAVFDTTGHKTGIESSVDLVKKGGEIVVIGLPGDPSELFFSPIVRAELDIRAAYGATKANFKQALRMLEMENIDADTIIDTRYTSDEPAAVFEDFLAGRTCKPMFSF; translated from the coding sequence ATGAGAGCAATCGTTCAGACAGGACGGAAATCCGTCGAAGTGCGCGAGGTCGAACGGCCCTCTCTGGGTCCGAACGACGTTCTAATCGATGTCGAACACGCGGGCGTCTGTGGCAGCGACGTTCACGCGTACCTGCAGATGGACGGCTTCGAGTGGATCCAGATTCCCCGGATCATGGGTCACGAGTACGCCGGTCACGTCGTCGAAACCGGCGAAAACGTCACCCGATTCCAACCCGGCGACGCCGCGGTTGAAGCCCCCATTCATCCGTGCGGCGAGTGCCACCAGTGTGAGGTCGGAGAGGTGAACGTGTGTCAGAACACCACTATCTCCGGGATGCACACCGACGGTGCGTACGCCGAGTACACGAGCGTTCACGAGGACCACCTGGTCAAGGTCCCCGAGGGGATTCCCACGAAGCACGCGGCACTGACAGAGCCGCTGAGCATCGCGGCCCGGTCGGTGTACGAGCGTTCGACGGTCACGCCAGGCGACTCGGTCGTCGTTCAGGGACCGGGGCCCATCGGCGTGTTGACGGCGGCGTTGCTCGACTCGATGGGGACCGACGTCGTCCTCTCGGGTATCGGGAAGGACACCGAGTACCGACTTCCGCTCGTCGAACGCCTCGGCATCGACACGGTCAACGCTCAGGACGACTCCCTTTCGGAACACGTCGACGCGCGAACCGACGGTATCGGCGTGGAGGCCGTCTTCGACACCACGGGACACAAAACGGGTATCGAAAGCTCCGTCGACCTGGTCAAGAAAGGCGGCGAGATCGTCGTCATCGGCTTGCCCGGTGACCCGAGCGAACTGTTCTTCTCGCCTATCGTCCGCGCGGAACTCGACATCCGGGCCGCGTACGGCGCGACGAAGGCGAACTTCAAACAGGCGCTCCGTATGCTCGAAATGGAGAACATCGACGCGGACACCATCATCGACACCCGGTACACGTCCGACGAACCCGCAGCGGTGTTCGAGGACTTCCTCGCGGGACGGACGTGTAAACCGATGTTCTCGTTCTGA
- a CDS encoding NAD(P)H-hydrate epimerase — protein sequence MTDETDRQPRFSTDDGQPVPAVTADEMREIDRIAVGDVGPELLQMMENAGRTLAGLARSLTDETVVVLAGDGGNGGGGLCAARHLSNHGWDVRVVLDRPSDELTGAAATQYHVLKGTDATLGATGVESTGLSEAGLVVDAVIGYGLSGAPRGRGRDLVETANRAPSSVLSLDVPSGVDATTGETPGVAVAADVVLTLALPKTGLVGARGDLWLADIGIPREVYRRAGVEYDQPFSGETRVRLHANPPG from the coding sequence ATGACAGACGAGACGGACCGACAGCCACGGTTTTCCACGGACGACGGACAGCCGGTGCCGGCCGTGACCGCCGACGAGATGCGGGAGATCGACCGAATCGCCGTCGGGGACGTGGGTCCCGAACTCCTGCAGATGATGGAGAACGCCGGCCGGACACTCGCCGGACTCGCCCGGTCGCTCACCGACGAGACGGTGGTCGTCCTCGCGGGCGATGGGGGCAACGGCGGCGGCGGACTCTGCGCGGCGCGGCATCTCTCGAACCACGGGTGGGACGTCCGGGTGGTGCTCGACCGGCCGAGCGACGAACTGACGGGCGCGGCGGCGACGCAGTATCACGTTCTGAAGGGGACGGACGCGACCCTCGGAGCGACGGGCGTCGAGAGCACGGGTCTCAGCGAGGCCGGCCTCGTCGTCGACGCCGTCATCGGCTACGGGCTCAGTGGGGCGCCGCGGGGACGGGGACGGGACCTCGTCGAGACGGCGAACCGCGCGCCGTCGTCCGTGCTCTCGCTCGACGTCCCCTCTGGCGTCGACGCGACGACGGGCGAGACGCCGGGGGTTGCGGTCGCGGCCGACGTCGTGCTGACGCTCGCGCTCCCGAAGACGGGGCTCGTCGGGGCGAGGGGCGACCTGTGGCTCGCCGACATCGGCATCCCCCGCGAAGTGTACCGTCGTGCCGGCGTCGAGTACGACCAGCCCTTCTCGGGCGAGACACGGGTCCGCCTGCACGCGAATCCACCCGGATGA
- a CDS encoding YccF domain-containing protein produces the protein MSQRSLLVRALWFVFVGWWATPAVVNIAWLLNATVVLLPLGIKLINLVPTVLTLREPRSVTDPDTSGSGQRSLLVRAVYFIVVGWWLSWLWANVAAFLAVTIVGLPVAVWMFNRLPYVTSLYRFDG, from the coding sequence ATGTCCCAACGGTCCCTCCTCGTCCGCGCGCTGTGGTTCGTCTTCGTCGGATGGTGGGCGACGCCCGCCGTCGTGAACATCGCGTGGCTGCTCAACGCGACTGTCGTTTTGCTCCCGCTCGGCATCAAACTCATCAACCTCGTCCCCACGGTGCTCACACTCCGCGAACCGCGGTCGGTCACCGACCCCGATACTTCCGGCAGCGGGCAGCGCTCGCTCCTCGTCCGGGCGGTGTACTTCATCGTGGTGGGCTGGTGGCTCTCGTGGCTCTGGGCCAACGTCGCTGCGTTCCTCGCGGTGACCATCGTCGGACTGCCGGTGGCGGTGTGGATGTTCAATCGGCTCCCGTACGTGACGTCGCTCTATCGGTTCGACGGGTAA
- a CDS encoding FxLYD domain-containing protein, translated as MESSRRRLLKLTGATALGLGVAGCTGESNDTGSAGSAGGDSGTDAIDTTGTATANDAITESEAPETAEPTGTDTATDAGTATGTSAGVEGTVTDESEDALQIVEHEYYQEGDVEGVRGTVENVSERAFTYVEVHLAPKNEREETLDRFQVDSQEAIDSLGPDETWEFDVEIDSEFEFTRYDIWVTGRTSE; from the coding sequence ATGGAATCGAGCAGACGACGGCTGTTGAAGCTGACCGGCGCGACGGCGCTCGGACTGGGTGTCGCAGGCTGTACCGGAGAGTCGAACGACACCGGGTCGGCCGGGTCGGCGGGAGGTGACTCGGGGACGGACGCGATTGACACGACGGGGACGGCGACGGCGAACGACGCGATTACGGAGAGCGAAGCCCCCGAGACCGCCGAACCGACCGGGACCGACACGGCGACGGACGCGGGGACCGCAACCGGGACGAGCGCCGGCGTCGAGGGGACGGTCACCGACGAGTCCGAGGACGCCCTGCAGATCGTCGAACACGAGTACTACCAGGAAGGCGACGTCGAAGGCGTCAGGGGGACGGTCGAGAACGTCAGCGAACGCGCGTTCACGTACGTCGAGGTCCACCTGGCCCCGAAGAACGAGAGAGAGGAGACGCTCGACCGCTTCCAGGTCGACAGCCAGGAAGCCATCGACAGTCTCGGACCGGACGAGACGTGGGAGTTCGACGTCGAAATCGACAGCGAGTTCGAGTTCACCCGGTACGACATCTGGGTGACCGGCAGGACGAGCGAGTAG
- a CDS encoding gamma carbonic anhydrase family protein, with protein sequence MTDSRRYEFEGKTPTIADSANVAQDATLVGDVRIGPDSSIWPGVVLRGDIGPVIVGGQSHVGDNAVLHAARLGDRVMVGHGAVLNETTVGDGSMVGFNSTVSDTRIGEGSIVAVGTVIPEGLDVPAESFARGAPATVTPLSETTFDVEEAFEAYSSGDYSDLANRHTDLFE encoded by the coding sequence ATGACAGACAGCCGACGCTACGAGTTCGAGGGGAAGACGCCGACCATCGCCGACTCGGCGAACGTCGCTCAGGACGCGACGCTCGTCGGCGACGTCCGCATCGGGCCCGATTCGAGCATCTGGCCCGGGGTCGTTCTTCGCGGGGACATCGGACCGGTCATCGTCGGCGGCCAGTCGCACGTCGGCGATAACGCCGTCCTCCACGCCGCCCGACTCGGTGACCGCGTGATGGTCGGCCACGGCGCCGTGTTGAACGAGACGACCGTCGGCGACGGGTCGATGGTCGGCTTCAACTCCACCGTCTCGGACACCCGCATCGGCGAGGGGAGCATCGTCGCCGTCGGGACCGTCATCCCCGAAGGACTCGACGTCCCCGCGGAGTCGTTCGCGCGCGGCGCGCCCGCGACGGTGACGCCGCTCTCGGAGACGACGTTCGACGTCGAAGAAGCGTTCGAGGCGTACTCCTCGGGCGACTACTCCGACCTCGCGAACCGACACACGGACCTGTTCGAGTGA
- a CDS encoding amino acid-binding protein — protein sequence MSQNTERAHAHTIRLELVDEPGELLRALEPVADNGGNLLSIFHERGSVTPRGHIPVEIDVEATPERFDDIVTGLREAGINVVQAGAERYSESITVIVSGHLVDTGLSDTLTRIREESNTSITELSLSAPEGTRDVSSARLKVSTAMGEVERTMEVIRDIADDKDLRLIEPHDVAGADG from the coding sequence ATGAGTCAAAACACCGAACGAGCACACGCACACACGATCCGGCTGGAGCTGGTCGACGAACCGGGTGAACTGCTGCGCGCACTCGAACCCGTCGCGGACAACGGGGGGAACCTGCTGTCGATCTTCCACGAGCGGGGAAGCGTCACGCCGCGCGGTCACATTCCCGTCGAGATCGACGTGGAAGCGACACCGGAACGGTTCGACGACATCGTGACTGGCCTCCGTGAGGCCGGCATCAACGTCGTGCAGGCGGGCGCGGAACGGTACAGCGAATCCATCACGGTCATCGTCTCCGGACATCTGGTGGATACGGGGCTCTCTGACACGCTGACACGAATCCGCGAGGAGTCCAACACCTCGATAACGGAACTGTCGCTGTCCGCTCCGGAGGGGACACGGGACGTCTCCAGCGCCCGGCTGAAGGTGTCGACCGCCATGGGCGAGGTCGAGAGGACGATGGAGGTCATCCGCGACATCGCCGACGACAAGGACCTGCGACTGATCGAACCGCACGACGTCGCCGGTGCGGACGGATGA
- a CDS encoding 4-carboxy-4-hydroxy-2-oxoadipate aldolase/oxaloacetate decarboxylase yields the protein MHTVNPDIERPDREVVAAFEGVPSSIASDVTGNVRFAMDSGIKPVYEGADLAGTAVTVKAEPGDNLVIHKAITMAEPGDVLVIDANGYVETGHLGELMCASCKANDLAGIVIDGAIRDRLDIAEMEFPVYARGVHPQGPLKQNAGSINVTVTCGNVAVDPGDVLVGDDEGVTVVPRAEAERVLEAAKEKMTAEKNTRERVEDGEYLFEMKGYDKLYEELDVVGPEDSVQ from the coding sequence ATGCACACCGTAAACCCGGATATCGAACGACCGGACCGTGAGGTAGTCGCCGCGTTCGAGGGCGTTCCGAGTTCCATCGCCTCGGACGTCACTGGAAACGTGCGTTTCGCGATGGACTCCGGCATCAAACCGGTCTACGAGGGCGCCGACCTCGCCGGGACGGCGGTGACGGTCAAGGCCGAACCGGGGGACAACCTCGTCATCCACAAGGCCATCACGATGGCCGAACCCGGCGACGTCCTCGTCATCGACGCGAACGGCTACGTCGAGACGGGCCACCTCGGCGAACTCATGTGCGCCTCCTGTAAGGCGAACGACCTCGCGGGCATCGTCATCGACGGCGCGATTCGGGACCGTCTCGACATCGCCGAGATGGAGTTTCCGGTGTACGCACGCGGCGTTCACCCGCAGGGCCCGCTGAAGCAGAACGCCGGGTCGATCAACGTCACCGTCACGTGTGGCAACGTCGCTGTCGACCCCGGAGACGTTCTGGTCGGCGACGACGAGGGCGTCACGGTCGTTCCGAGGGCGGAGGCCGAACGCGTCCTCGAAGCCGCGAAAGAGAAGATGACCGCCGAAAAGAACACGCGAGAACGGGTCGAAGACGGCGAGTACCTGTTCGAGATGAAGGGCTACGACAAACTCTACGAGGAACTCGACGTCGTCGGCCCCGAAGACTCCGTACAGTAG
- a CDS encoding NAD-dependent epimerase/dehydratase family protein, whose translation MSKQRVLVTGPYGEAGEAILNHLYGKDEYEFTFLNLEDHPEYETHVADIADYDAIRPAFDGQDAVIHLAAQSDAGAGFQEVIEPNVVGTYNVLRAMREAGVETLVFASSQRVMGLYEEDHAPDLYEEDYPSEFDPFRLSHETLPKPDSYYGASKMFGEHMCRAHARRDGAPEHIYSLRISSVRTQRYDHPYGDAERGVDRSDEHKVKEGEVWDQSQTGSWERGSEEYERMVKRMKATWTSQRDFAHLLECCLADDSVTYDTFYAVSDNAARWFDLEHAKAVLGYEPRDDASEWDSPPNVTSPAE comes from the coding sequence ATGAGTAAGCAACGCGTATTGGTCACGGGACCGTACGGTGAGGCGGGGGAGGCGATCCTGAATCACCTCTACGGCAAGGACGAGTACGAGTTCACGTTCCTGAACCTGGAGGACCACCCGGAGTACGAGACTCACGTCGCCGACATCGCCGACTACGACGCGATCCGACCGGCGTTCGACGGCCAGGACGCGGTTATCCATCTGGCTGCGCAGTCCGACGCGGGTGCGGGGTTTCAGGAGGTGATCGAACCGAACGTCGTCGGGACGTACAACGTGCTCAGGGCGATGAGAGAGGCCGGCGTGGAAACGCTTGTCTTCGCGTCCTCCCAGCGTGTGATGGGTCTCTACGAGGAGGACCACGCCCCGGACCTCTACGAGGAGGACTATCCGAGCGAGTTCGACCCGTTCCGACTCTCCCACGAGACTCTCCCGAAACCCGACAGCTACTACGGCGCCTCGAAGATGTTCGGCGAACACATGTGCCGTGCTCACGCGCGCAGGGACGGCGCACCGGAGCACATCTACTCTCTCCGCATCTCCAGCGTCCGTACCCAACGATACGACCACCCGTACGGTGACGCGGAGCGCGGTGTCGACCGGAGCGACGAACACAAAGTCAAAGAGGGCGAGGTCTGGGACCAGTCACAGACCGGGTCGTGGGAACGCGGTAGCGAGGAGTACGAACGGATGGTAAAGCGCATGAAGGCGACGTGGACTTCCCAGCGTGATTTCGCTCATCTGCTCGAGTGCTGTCTGGCGGACGACTCCGTGACCTACGACACGTTCTACGCCGTCAGCGACAACGCCGCTCGGTGGTTCGACCTCGAACACGCGAAGGCGGTCCTCGGCTACGAACCGAGAGACGACGCCTCGGAGTGGGACAGCCCGCCGAACGTCACCAGTCCAGCAGAGTGA
- the thsA gene encoding thermosome subunit alpha has translation MIILGEDSQRTQGKDAQSMNITAGKAVAESVRTTLGPKGMDKMLVDSSGGVVVTNDGVTILKEMDIDHPAANMIVEVSETQEDEVGDGTTTAVVIAGELLDQAEELIDQDVHATTIAQGFRQAAEKAKEVLEDNAIDVSAEDRETLVKIASTAMTGKGAESAKDLLAELVVDAVLAVQDEDSIDTDNVSVEKVVGGSIDNSELIEGVVVDKERVDENMPYMVEDANVAVIDGALEVRETEIDAEVNVTDPDQLQQFLDREEKELKEMVDKLVDKDVDVVFVGDGIDDMAQHYLAKAGIIAARRVKDSDLKRIARSTGGKVVGSVDDLDEGDIGFAGSVAQKDIGGDERLFVEDVEDAKSVTLVLRGGTEHVVDEVERAVEDALGVVRTTLEDGKVLPGGGAPETELSLQLRDFAGSVGGREQLAIEAFADALDVVPRTLAENAGLDPIDSLVDLRQKHDSGQFAAGLDAYSGEVIDMEEEGVVEPLRVKTQAIESATEAAVMILRIDDVIAAGDLKGGGSDDGDDEDMPPGGGMGGMGGGMGGMGGMGGAM, from the coding sequence ATGATCATTCTCGGCGAAGACTCCCAGCGCACACAGGGGAAGGACGCGCAGTCGATGAACATCACGGCCGGGAAGGCCGTGGCCGAGTCCGTACGCACGACGCTCGGTCCGAAAGGGATGGACAAGATGCTCGTCGACTCCTCGGGCGGGGTCGTCGTCACGAACGACGGCGTCACCATCCTCAAAGAGATGGACATCGACCACCCCGCGGCGAACATGATCGTCGAGGTCTCCGAAACGCAGGAGGACGAGGTCGGCGACGGCACGACCACCGCAGTGGTCATCGCGGGTGAACTCCTCGACCAGGCCGAGGAGCTCATCGACCAGGACGTCCACGCCACCACCATCGCGCAGGGCTTCCGACAGGCCGCCGAGAAGGCCAAAGAGGTCCTCGAAGACAACGCCATCGACGTCTCCGCCGAGGACCGCGAGACGCTCGTGAAGATCGCCTCGACGGCGATGACGGGCAAGGGCGCCGAGTCGGCGAAGGACCTCCTCGCCGAACTCGTCGTCGACGCCGTGCTCGCCGTCCAGGACGAGGACAGCATCGACACGGACAACGTCAGCGTCGAGAAGGTCGTCGGTGGCTCCATCGACAACTCGGAGCTCATCGAGGGCGTCGTCGTCGACAAGGAGCGCGTCGACGAGAACATGCCCTACATGGTCGAGGACGCCAACGTCGCGGTCATCGACGGTGCCCTCGAAGTCCGCGAGACGGAGATCGACGCCGAGGTCAACGTCACGGACCCCGACCAGCTTCAGCAGTTCCTCGACCGCGAGGAGAAGGAGCTGAAGGAGATGGTCGACAAACTCGTCGACAAGGACGTCGACGTCGTGTTCGTCGGTGACGGCATCGACGACATGGCCCAGCACTACCTCGCGAAGGCCGGCATCATCGCCGCCCGCCGCGTGAAAGATTCCGACCTCAAGCGCATCGCCCGTTCGACGGGCGGCAAGGTCGTCGGCAGCGTCGACGACCTCGACGAGGGCGACATCGGCTTCGCCGGCTCCGTCGCCCAGAAGGACATCGGCGGCGACGAGCGCCTCTTCGTCGAGGACGTCGAGGACGCCAAGAGCGTCACGCTGGTCCTCCGCGGCGGCACCGAGCACGTCGTCGACGAAGTCGAGCGCGCCGTCGAGGACGCGCTCGGCGTCGTCCGCACCACGCTCGAAGACGGGAAGGTGCTGCCCGGCGGCGGCGCCCCCGAGACGGAGCTCTCCCTGCAGCTTCGTGACTTCGCCGGCTCCGTCGGTGGGCGCGAGCAGCTCGCCATCGAGGCGTTCGCCGACGCGCTCGACGTCGTCCCGCGCACGCTCGCCGAGAACGCCGGGCTCGACCCCATCGACTCGCTCGTGGACCTGCGCCAGAAGCACGATTCGGGCCAGTTCGCGGCCGGCCTCGACGCCTACTCCGGCGAGGTCATCGACATGGAGGAAGAGGGCGTCGTCGAGCCGCTCCGCGTGAAGACGCAGGCCATCGAGAGCGCCACCGAGGCCGCGGTCATGATCCTCCGCATCGACGACGTCATCGCTGCGGGCGACCTCAAGGGCGGCGGCAGCGACGACGGCGACGACGAGGACATGCCGCCGGGCGGCGGCATGGGCGGTATGGGCGGCGGCATGGGCGGCATGGGCGGTATGGGCGGCGCGATGTAA
- a CDS encoding IclR family transcriptional regulator, which translates to MDDVTGDETAGRRLKSVSRAFRIIEHLRTEDEATLSEIAAAFDVPVSTAHIYMATLVASGYVIKEDGNYRCSLRFLRTGGELRDRMALFKAAKNEVDNLQQEHGEIANVGTMENGYMVQLYKSENPDSIDDNAPLGTHLYLHRTATGKSMLAQLPEADVDRIVDLRGLPQSTAATIKTREELNRELDRIRERKYAINNGEHFPGVRAVAVPIMLDTDSVVGAISISGPLSRMSEERINEELAPALFDKRNIIELKLVQR; encoded by the coding sequence ATGGACGACGTGACGGGTGATGAAACGGCCGGACGGCGGTTGAAGAGCGTGAGTAGAGCGTTTCGGATAATCGAGCACCTCCGGACCGAAGACGAGGCCACGCTCTCGGAGATCGCGGCGGCGTTCGACGTCCCGGTCAGCACGGCCCACATCTACATGGCGACGCTCGTCGCGAGCGGGTACGTGATAAAGGAGGACGGAAACTACCGCTGTAGCCTCCGGTTCCTCCGCACCGGCGGCGAACTGCGGGACCGGATGGCGCTGTTCAAAGCCGCGAAGAACGAGGTGGACAACCTCCAGCAGGAGCACGGAGAGATCGCGAACGTCGGCACCATGGAGAACGGGTACATGGTACAGCTTTACAAGTCGGAGAACCCGGACTCGATCGACGACAACGCCCCGCTCGGGACTCACCTCTACCTCCACCGGACGGCGACCGGGAAGTCGATGCTGGCACAGCTTCCGGAGGCCGACGTGGACCGGATCGTCGACCTGCGCGGCCTGCCACAGTCGACGGCGGCGACGATCAAAACGCGCGAGGAACTCAACAGGGAACTCGACCGAATCAGGGAACGGAAGTACGCGATAAACAACGGAGAGCACTTCCCGGGCGTCAGGGCCGTCGCCGTTCCGATCATGCTCGACACCGACTCGGTGGTGGGTGCGATCAGCATCAGCGGACCGCTGAGTCGGATGAGCGAGGAGCGAATCAACGAGGAACTCGCCCCGGCGCTCTTCGACAAGCGCAACATCATCGAACTGAAACTCGTTCAGCGGTGA
- a CDS encoding tRNA-binding protein → MTSPFDATIVVGEVLSAEPFPEARKPELFKLEVDLGARTVQSAAQLGYHHTVEEVVGRQVLCAVDLGVVNIAGFESEALTVGVPGDDGKPVLVTPDESVPLGGELY, encoded by the coding sequence ATGACCAGTCCGTTCGACGCCACCATCGTCGTCGGCGAAGTCCTGTCGGCGGAGCCGTTCCCCGAGGCGCGCAAGCCCGAACTGTTCAAACTCGAAGTCGACTTGGGGGCGCGAACGGTCCAGTCGGCCGCCCAGCTCGGCTACCACCACACGGTCGAGGAGGTCGTGGGCCGGCAGGTGCTCTGTGCGGTCGACCTCGGCGTCGTCAACATCGCCGGCTTCGAGTCGGAGGCGCTGACCGTCGGGGTCCCCGGCGACGACGGCAAGCCCGTGCTGGTGACGCCCGACGAGTCGGTTCCGCTCGGCGGGGAACTGTACTGA
- a CDS encoding AAA family ATPase, with protein MRVIGTVGLPGSGKGEAAAVAERAGIPVVTMGDVVRAETETRGLPPEEHGTVARALREENGPAAIAERSLPMVREYLETNEAVVVDGLRSGIEVDAFEEAFGDDFTLVSVEAPFEVRAERLAERGRDLTDQDRDALLEREQRELEFGMDEAMERADVVINNTDSLEAFRERVRRVLDVPAPETETEGSR; from the coding sequence ATGAGAGTCATCGGGACCGTCGGCCTCCCCGGCAGTGGGAAAGGCGAGGCTGCGGCCGTCGCGGAGCGGGCGGGCATCCCCGTGGTGACCATGGGTGACGTCGTCCGCGCCGAGACCGAAACGCGGGGGCTGCCGCCCGAGGAACACGGGACCGTCGCCCGCGCGCTCCGCGAGGAGAACGGCCCCGCGGCCATCGCCGAGCGGTCGCTCCCGATGGTCCGAGAGTACCTCGAAACGAACGAGGCGGTCGTCGTCGACGGCCTCCGATCCGGAATCGAGGTGGACGCGTTCGAGGAGGCGTTCGGCGACGACTTCACGCTCGTGAGCGTCGAAGCGCCGTTCGAGGTGCGCGCCGAGCGACTGGCAGAACGCGGCCGCGACCTGACCGACCAGGACCGCGACGCGCTGCTCGAACGCGAGCAGCGCGAACTCGAGTTCGGGATGGACGAGGCGATGGAGCGCGCCGACGTCGTCATCAACAACACCGACTCGCTGGAGGCCTTTCGGGAGAGAGTCCGACGCGTCCTCGACGTGCCGGCCCCCGAGACCGAGACGGAGGGGAGCCGATGA
- a CDS encoding RNA-binding domain-containing protein: MTDVYSIDARIVAPVRDTEIKDRVADAVANLFPNADVTHEPGQVVAETHSLERFSERLHEQEILDSARREFFRRADDEGFSFALKKQAAFKGVVNFSVGNPDELGDIEVQVTVRSPSVEAYIDSIAPPTEDGKPVRPDR, encoded by the coding sequence ATGACCGACGTGTACAGCATCGACGCCCGAATCGTCGCCCCGGTCCGGGACACGGAGATCAAAGACCGCGTCGCCGACGCCGTCGCGAACCTCTTCCCGAACGCCGACGTCACGCACGAACCCGGCCAGGTCGTCGCCGAGACGCACTCGCTGGAACGGTTCTCCGAGCGCCTCCACGAACAGGAGATTCTCGACTCGGCGCGGCGGGAGTTCTTCCGACGCGCCGACGACGAGGGCTTTTCGTTCGCGCTGAAGAAGCAGGCCGCGTTCAAGGGCGTCGTCAACTTCTCGGTGGGGAACCCCGACGAACTCGGCGACATCGAGGTGCAGGTGACGGTGCGGTCGCCCTCCGTGGAGGCGTACATCGACTCCATCGCCCCGCCGACGGAGGACGGCAAACCGGTCCGTCCCGACCGCTGA
- a CDS encoding NAD-dependent epimerase/dehydratase family protein: protein MDSYLITGGTGLAGNYVVRELVDRGYDADQIVVYDLYPNEAVIEDVRDDLTLIRGDVTDTEQLTETFERYEPTRVVHLAAYVAHRAWENPTEAIRVNCVGTNNVFDAVRDFDVSTCVFASTASVYGTVDDYYWMDDPTVRESDPVKVRNPYAATKYVNEVMGRTYDRKFEPNYVGVRLGGVWGRGRRVGATGELNEFVRQAGLGRDVTVPAYWTQWDGINLSYGKDLGRWFVELAGMGPFDHLVYNQGNREAYEFDRIVETLRALSPEVTIDYPSPEEMDDWGDALANPTLDCGRWYDELGLTQEWSVEEAVLDFVNYHRRAEGLPERRLPG, encoded by the coding sequence ATGGACTCTTACCTCATCACAGGCGGTACGGGACTGGCGGGCAACTACGTCGTTCGCGAGCTGGTCGACCGGGGGTACGACGCCGATCAGATCGTCGTGTACGACCTGTACCCGAACGAAGCGGTGATCGAGGACGTTCGCGACGACCTCACGCTGATCCGGGGAGACGTCACCGACACGGAGCAGTTGACGGAGACGTTCGAGCGGTACGAACCCACCCGAGTCGTCCATCTCGCGGCCTACGTGGCCCACCGGGCCTGGGAGAACCCGACGGAGGCGATCAGGGTCAACTGCGTGGGCACCAACAACGTCTTCGACGCGGTTCGCGACTTCGACGTCTCCACCTGTGTGTTCGCGAGCACCGCGTCGGTGTACGGGACCGTCGACGACTACTACTGGATGGACGACCCGACCGTCCGCGAGAGCGACCCCGTCAAGGTCCGTAACCCGTACGCGGCCACCAAGTACGTCAACGAGGTCATGGGCCGGACGTACGACCGGAAGTTCGAGCCGAACTACGTCGGGGTCCGACTCGGCGGCGTCTGGGGACGCGGCCGGCGCGTCGGTGCGACCGGGGAACTGAACGAGTTCGTCAGGCAGGCCGGTCTCGGCCGCGACGTGACGGTGCCGGCGTACTGGACGCAGTGGGACGGCATCAACCTCTCCTACGGGAAGGACCTCGGACGGTGGTTCGTCGAACTCGCGGGCATGGGCCCCTTCGACCACCTCGTGTACAACCAGGGGAACCGGGAGGCGTACGAGTTCGACCGGATCGTGGAGACGCTCCGGGCGCTCTCGCCGGAGGTCACCATCGACTACCCGTCGCCGGAGGAGATGGACGACTGGGGCGACGCGCTGGCGAACCCGACACTCGACTGCGGACGGTGGTACGACGAACTGGGACTGACACAGGAGTGGAGCGTCGAGGAGGCGGTCCTCGACTTCGTGAACTACCACCGTCGGGCGGAGGGACTACCTGAAAGGCGTCTCCCGGGCTGA